The Neurospora crassa OR74A linkage group I, whole genome shotgun sequence genome segment GTCGAAAAGGTCGATTTGCGGAGGCAGTTGGGCAGCGCCGTGTTGCTGTGCGCGGGCCAGGGGGTGACGGATGTGAGTGCCACCAACAAGGCAAAGCTATAGTACAGTTTTGGTTGTGAGGTCGTGGTGGGTTTGTATGGTTAGGTATGGTATGGGTACGGTGCGGGGAAGGAAGGTTGTATGTTATGGTTTCTGAActgtattgtattataaggGCATTATTTGTTGAGCTGTACATGGTATCcaggtatatataaaagtatgGAGCATTGTAAACGAAGCTGGTCTATACCATTTCTTTGTGCTAGATTCCGTGATAGTTATGCGCCTGGCGACTATGATTGAACCTCTGACCTTTTCAGAGTTCTTTATATCTAATAAGGAATACCCAACTTGAGTTTATGGTACTGCATCTATTTGATTTGAACAGTTGCCCGTGGAGAATAAGTCGATAGACGGTTGAGTCCCTTCCATATTCATATCTCTTTTGTTTTGTCTTACATTTATCTCTCTATCCCCCACATGCAACGAAAAGGAAATGTAGGTAGCTCGGCAATGTACATAAAGTTACTTCTAGTTGTGGCTCAGCACAacaaaacagaaaaaaaggaaaaaaaccGCAGCTCAAGCCAATGAGCCAAGTGAAACCAGTAACCAAGTCAGTCAGTAAAGAGATAAGGTAACATGGTGATGACAAAGAACATGAAAAGGTGAGTGGCAGTATACCGATATGTCCGCCCGCGCGCGCCCCTTTCTTTaaaaacaaaagaacaagaacaagaacaactgAAGACACATGAAAgattcctttttttttgccaaCGCTAGTAAGTAACTTATCCCACTAACGATATACTACTCCCCTTCCGtaacctccttcctcctctcccaaccCCCCCACCATCTTCCCTTCATGCCGCTCCTGCCCGCTCCAGCTCCAAAAGTTCAAACCCCATTAATCAACTTTAAATAGAGAAGtcaagaaaaaagaataacAGTCAATAAATAAGTCacaaaagacaaaaaaaaaaaaacgaaaagaaaaaaaaagacaccaGACCCCGCTAAAAGATAtatggtttttttttgtttctcctttcccttcctagattcaacaccacccaccagcttccctccctcctctttcttcttaatcGGCTTAGTAAGGAGGCTTCCCCCCAGCCCCCAGACTCTTGATATCGCTAATCGAAGCACTGTCAATTCCCTTCAACAAAGCCGCCAGGTCCATAGCGGGAGGCTTCTCTCCCAGCCAGGACGAGGACATTGGTCCCGCCCGAGAGCCCGCCCGGCTCTTGATGCTTCTCTTGGAGGAAGTTGATGGCCTCGGAAGGGTGGTGTGCGCAGTAGTAGCCTGGGGTTGAGTGCGGGAAGTAGTTCGCGAGATGGGGACGCCGAGGTTACCCGCGGCGCCGTTGGATCCTTCTTGACCACCAGCACCGTTGACGACGCTCTCCTCTCCCGGAACCAGCGGCCCTCCGAACTTCAGCTGCTGAGTCCGATCCTGGGATGTGCGGCGTGGCGGGCTGGAAGCGGCCTGACTGGTATTACCGGGTGAGCCCTGCCTGCTGCCAGAGGCGGCCGGGTTGAACGACAGCTCGCTAGGCGCCATGTCATAGCTGACGAGGCTATCGTCGCTATCATCAGAGTGCTGGAAGTTGATGCCGTGCGAGGTCGGCGGGGGTTGGAGGTGGCCTGACAGAACGGCCTTGAGCTGCTCCACGGACGTGACTGGTTGTTGAGCCTTAGCCCTGTAGGTAGAGTGGGCGGGtgagccgccgccgccgttgctgCGGATGCTGGTCTTGCGCGTCCTGCCGGCTTGGACGCCGTTGGGGCCTGTTGGGGAAGACGAAGGGCGGAGGTTGGAGTTGCTGCCGTTTGGTGAGGTCACGCCGTTTACGCCGAGgcgattgttgttgttgacagTGTTGCGGTGAGTACCGTTTGTGCCGTTGAGCGAGGCGGTCTGGCTGCTGCCGGCTTGCGTGTTGGCGAGCACTGCTTCGCGTGTCCAGTCGCCGAGCATCAGCTCGCGAAATTGTGCTGGGACTTCCCGCTGAGTCTCGTCCTTGGGGGTCGCGCTCAACGTCGACCCGAGCATCGGGTGGGTGAAGTTCCGACCGGGACTAGTGGTCGGGCTTGTAGGAGGGGAGGTTGCCAGTTCCTGATAGCCTGTGCAGATGCAGTCTACCAGGGATGCGCGCTCATCGAACGGCAAAAGCGCCTCGGACTCGAGATCCCGCATGTTCATCTGTGGTGGGGGGCGTGCCTGACCCGGTGTGCCTACGAGGTCAACGGCAGGAGCGGGGATGTTGATACCCTCGACCCAAAAGTTCTTGCTACGGCGCCTGATAATCTCGCCGTGGATGGCGCTCCCGGGAGCAGTTCCTTCGCAGTCAAACTTCTCGGTCAGAGTCCAGAGGTAACCATGTACCAAGCTGCCAATGCGGACCTTTCCAAGGGGCGTCTCAACATCTTGGATATCCTCTTGGAGTCTGAAGATCATGGGAATACCAAACTTGGCAGCATTGACACCGAGCTGACTCACGAGCTTGGCCAAGAGTACGTGGAGCAGCACCAGATCATTCTCGTAGTCAACAAACTGCAAAGCATGGTCGTAGATAGCAAGGTGGAGGAGCTGCAAGAAATGCGAACGTGGTGCATTTGCCGACTTGTCCACCCGGGCAGATGCGCTTGAGACGACCCGGCGAGCCAGATTGTTTTCCTGCGCAGCCCGGTTCTTCAGCGTTGTCCTGGCAGACTCGTCCCTCGCTAGGGAGTCTGCTGGTGTGGTCTCCCGATCCAACCAAGTCACAACAGCATCTACATATGCCTTGCGTACAAGGCCATCAGGATCCCGCAGAAGCCATTGGGTACCATCCCAGGTCTGGATGGGGACACGATTCCTGGAGAGGTTGATGTGGCCGCCGCTCATCTTTGTGCGGGGACTGGCAACCCAAAGAATCGCCTTGATAGCCTTAAGCGCCGCAATCTTGGCGACAGTAAGAGCGAAAAGAGATTCGAGGGGTTGGTCCTCAGCGGCTCCGTTATCCGACCTCTCTCCGTTTGGCGAGGAGTTCGGGGGGCTGGTCGGCCTGGATGGCCGTAGCTTAAGGAGAATCGTCTGGATCATGTCCGAGATCTGGTCGGCGTAGTAAACGTGAGTGGCCAAGTCGCCAACACACTGTTGCAGCCTGAACAACAACTCTCTACGCTGTCCTATAGCCCCTTCATCGGTGCCGATTGTCTCGTCCTCGACCCTCATACTATCCGGGTCCCCTGGCATCTGAACAAGCCTCTGCATATGGCgaaggaggttgagaaggaCGTCCATGACGCTCAAGCCGATCAGGTTGACATCCGAGCGCAAGAGAGCGCTAATCATAGCCGCCTGGGTGTTGTGGTGTCGCAGGTTGTCGTCGGTCAGGGGTCGTTGCGTAAGCACCTCAATGGCTGTGAGGAGAATGGTGAATCTGTCCGCGACTGGCGCCCACCGAGCCGCCATCAAAAACACCTTGATCGCCCACCCATTGTCCTTACCGTGAGCATCCCTCTTGACGACCTGTTCGTTCTGGTCCACTCGCTCCTCGATGAACCTGAGCAGAGCAATGGTAGGGTTGTGCGTCTGAGATCGGCTGGGCGCAACAAAGACCTGTCGCAAGCACTGCATGGCCAAGACGCCGATATCTTCCTCCGCCAGCTTGTCGACATCCACCGCGGTTCCCAGGAAAGCGATGGGGTTGGGGCCAGGCTCACCGCCGGTCGTCTCAGATGGCTGGGCCGTGGCATTgctcgtcctcctccgcaACAGCGGCGCATCCTCGACATTGTTGTCCCCTTGGACTCTCTGCAGCAAGACGTCGAGGAAGTCTTCGTTTTCCGTCCATAGGTTTTCCAGAATCATGGGGACAAGGATATCGTACTGGCGGGCAACCATGGAAGATAGGGCGTCGGAAGAGGCGACACTCCTAATGGCCTCCAAACCGGCATTCCTCCACCGCAGAGCGATAGGCTTACTATGCTGTGCCTTCCCAGGCGCAGGACGTGTCGAGGCAAGAGAGGCGTACTGCTGGACAACAGAGACGTATTGGCGGAAATAGGCCTGGTCGGCGGCGAGCGAGGTAGGGTCATGGTTCTCGCAGAAGGCCTGGAAGGTCGGGATCGAAGACTCGACCATGGTGATGTCGCTCGATTTGAGGACCTGCTCGAGGATGCTGAGGACACATGATGCGAACAGGGGGAGGTCCTTGGGAGACTTTTCGATCAAGGCAGCGAGGATCTGAAGGGTAACCTGGACGTTACTGTTTGGCGTATGCATGCACTCGTTAGTATCCTTCCAGCGATGTTGTGCGACGAGGGGTTGTGGTGTGTTGCTCATGGCATCAGGCTCAAACAGATATAGGTACTTACCCTATCCTCTGGTGGTAGACATCACTGGCAGTCTTCTTCTCGAGGAAGCTGCCAACTTTCTGGATTTTTGCGCGGCGCGACTGGCAGTAGAACAGGAGGTAGCTCAGCTCGCTCGAATTAGGCTTCACATCGACGGCGCCCTTGATGGTTCGAGGATAGCACTTGAGGACCAAGACCTGGTGCTTGGGCCGGCACTTCTGCTGAAGGGCGTTCATTTTTGGATTATTGTTTGTCTGTGTATTCGATTAAGGGGTTTCGGGTCGAAGAGATTGTCGGTTGACGGGATGTTCGGCAGATTCAGTCAAGTTCGCTCTCTCACAAAGGGCGACGTGATAGGTGCCTGGGTCGTCGGGTGGTCGTTGTCGTTTGTGTCATGCAACATGGAGAAACCTGGACTTCGTTGTGATGGATCGCGGATGACGACGAGTCGGAGACGGAGAGCTGAGAGCAGACAGGATAGAGAAAGGGTGAGATAGGGCAACGGTGTCGTTCggagtttttttttggttttgctAAGCCTTGGTAGAGTCGGGTCTGACGGGGGGCGTGGAGATTAAAATGAAGGTGACCTTTGTTTGGGTCGGCGTAATCGCAGGTAATCTTGTTGTAGCGGATCCGGGGCCTGGAGTCACCTAGCGCGATCCAGATTAGGGATCCCTGCTAGAGCACGGCATGCAAGACCGATACCTAAATTACGTTGCGCAGGCTATGCGGAAAGCGACGGGAAGATTGACCACTAGGTAACCtccgaagtggaagctgtcTCGTCGAGAAAGACGtggagaagaaaagatggAGGTTTTGGGCGCCTGCCTTGCGTGATGACTTTTTATGCACTTGTCTCTCCTCCTTTCAAGTTCCGAGTCGAGGGAGGAGGACCTGAATTGCGGTTAAACATGGTGCTGGCCTGCTATTGGCTGCTCTCGAGGCGCATGTCAATCCCACGCTGATCATGTAATTGTACATCATAGTTCAtgctccttttcttcccattGCGTAATGTTCAACCGACCGCTTGGGACTTGTGCGTTTTGGTATCGAAACCCATCCATCAAAACGGAAGAGCCCAAATCTGAAACTGAACAAATGAGTTTGAAGCAAAGTACGAACAGTTTCAGGTAGAGAGGTACTAAAAGCCATATGGTGCTTGGCCGTCCAGTTGTACCAGGCTATTCCTGTTTTATTAATGCTTGTCCTTCAGCTGTTCCCACCAAGGAATCCATCTCCATTTCCAGCGCCAACTGCCCGAAtgctttccctttccctttcccgaGCAATGCCCAACTCACCGTCAAAGTGGAAAAACAAAGGGTTTCACTCCTTGACGTTCCCATCTATCCACCCATCCACCGCTCTCTCCGGGCCGCTCTCTCTTAAAAGCCCTTAGAATTCCAGTCCAAGCGTCCCAAGTACAACATGGCGTATGCAGGACGTGGACGGGGGGACCCTTCAGACGTCGCTCAATTCTCCATTTCTTTCGCGAACCACCCGGGCGCCGGGACATCCTTCCCTGCGCATGTGAATACTACCGTACGTACCGCTTTGACCTGACTGACAGCTCCCCCTAGTGCCCAAACAATGCATCAAAGGCCGTTACATGTATCTATCAAATGATATAAGGATGCCCGACTTTTAAAGGCGCTTTTGGGGGTGGGGGTGTGTGTCAATCaacaaaccaaccaaccaaacaaTTAACTTCGACGTCATCAAAGCTTCTCTGGCGCCTTCTAGTGCAGCATAGTTGAGCCTATTCATTCATTCGTTCTAATAATCTTCATCTCACTACAAGTACGACGTGCAAAGCCGGGGCGCCAACTCCGCCAAGGCATTCGCCGGACTTTATCGACATTCATATTGTTAACGCCGTCGTCCGTATCTCCGTACCCTCAGCCTTTCCCCTCCTGGCCGACTGGTAGGTTGAAGCACGTTGAGAATGTGAACCGACTGACGGTTCTCCCTCGCACCGGACTCGGTAACCCGACACCATTGCGCCTTGCAGCCGGGTCCTTGTCCCCTCACTTATATGATCCGACCAGccgacctacctaccgttgTGGCTAGACAGGCGCAGGCGGATTGGTAATTTGCTCGCTGTCACCACTGCAAGGTGCCACTgcatctcttttttcttctctttttttttatcatTATTTTCCTTCTGGGATGCCACAGCTTTGGTTGTTTTTATGTCTCTATTTGGTTTCGTCATTTCATATCTGGATGATTCCCATAACCATGATATCGTCAAACTGAATGAGTAACAGAAAACTACCGACCCCGGATTAGACCTCTAAAAGCCCTTTACCCTATCCCATGCTCCGATTACCAGACCTGTCCCCTATCGATTCCATTGTGCATACATCCATCCCTAACAGAACAAATGCACTATGCTGTACACCCATACATAAGAAATGATATAATACAGTGGTGAGACCTGACGCTGGTCCGTCGTACATTATCTGAAGCCCGAGTTGCTCCCCTTCACCAAAATCAATCAAAGAAAGGCTGCCGCACCGCTGTCACTGCTCGCTACCCTTCGACGGAATCCTCCCTCCAGTATCTGTGAGATCTTCAACTTCCCGAAGCTCTTATTGTCTGCCGCTCTTACACTTTCCTGGCGTGCATGGCCATCTTCGGGGGACTCAGCTTGTTTTTGATGCTCACTTACATAGCCATTCTGCTTGGTAAAGACCGGTCCAAACTGACGTTGAACCGCCGCACTCAAACCAGGGCTGGACGTGATCGAGGGTGACATGTAGTGACCTGGGTTCGGCCCAGAAGAACGCTTAAGTGGCGAAGGGGTGCATCTCAAAACACTCTTGGCGGGAATAGGAGGAGCACCTGGGCTATCATTCTCGAGTAAAGCTCTACCGGAAAGAGGTGGTGTGGTACGCTTGATTGAGCGCTGTTCTGGTGATAACTTCACGACGTTGGGCTCAATTGTCGCCAAGGGAGAAATGGGAAGCGACAGCCGATGGGTTGGAGGTTCGTACACgccaccatcatcctcgcATTCTTCGTTGATTTGTGTAGACTCACGGACATGACGATTGGGAAAGCTGTTGGGCATCGTTGGAATGGCGTATGCAACTTCCACTGGGGTCGAAGGAGACGCTTCATCCTTGCCAATATTTGCTGATAGCCAGGTCTTCCAGTCAACAGAGCTGGCTGAGGACTCAATCCGATGATTCGCCGGATGGTAAGCGAGAGGCGAGCCTACAGATCTCCTGTTGCACAGACTGTAGCTATCATCCAATGCCC includes the following:
- a CDS encoding efr-3, with protein sequence MNALQQKCRPKHQVLVLKCYPRTIKGAVDVKPNSSELSYLLFYCQSRRAKIQKVGSFLEKKTASDVYHQRIGNVQVTLQILAALIEKSPKDLPLFASCVLSILEQVLKSSDITMVESSIPTFQAFCENHDPTSLAADQAYFRQYVSVVQQYASLASTRPAPGKAQHSKPIALRWRNAGLEAIRSVASSDALSSMVARQYDILVPMILENLWTENEDFLDVLLQRVQGDNNVEDAPLLRRRTSNATAQPSETTGGEPGPNPIAFLGTAVDVDKLAEEDIGVLAMQCLRQVFVAPSRSQTHNPTIALLRFIEERVDQNEQVVKRDAHGKDNGWAIKVFLMAARWAPVADRFTILLTAIEVLTQRPLTDDNLRHHNTQAAMISALLRSDVNLIGLSVMDVLLNLLRHMQRLVQMPGDPDSMRVEDETIGTDEGAIGQRRELLFRLQQCVGDLATHVYYADQISDMIQTILLKLRPSRPTSPPNSSPNGERSDNGAAEDQPLESLFALTVAKIAALKAIKAILWVASPRTKMSGGHINLSRNRVPIQTWDGTQWLLRDPDGLVRKAYVDAVVTWLDRETTPADSLARDESARTTLKNRAAQENNLARRVVSSASARVDKSANAPRSHFLQLLHLAIYDHALQFVDYENDLVLLHVLLAKLVSQLGVNAAKFGIPMIFRLQEDIQDVETPLGKVRIGSLVHGYLWTLTEKFDCEGTAPGSAIHGEIIRRRSKNFWVEGINIPAPAVDLVGTPGQARPPPQMNMRDLESEALLPFDERASLVDCICTGYQELATSPPTSPTTSPGRNFTHPMLGSTLSATPKDETQREVPAQFRELMLGDWTREAVLANTQAGSSQTASLNGTNGTHRNTVNNNNRLGVNGVTSPNGSNSNLRPSSSPTGPNGVQAGRTRKTSIRSNGGGGSPAHSTYRAKAQQPVTSVEQLKAVLSGHLQPPPTSHGINFQHSDDSDDSLVSYDMAPSELSFNPAASGSRQGSPGNTSQAASSPPRRTSQDRTQQLKFGGPLVPGEESVVNGAGGQEGSNGAAGNLGVPISRTTSRTQPQATTAHTTLPRPSTSSKRSIKSRAGSRAGPMSSSWLGEKPPAMDLAALLKGIDSASISDIKSLGAGGKPPY